Part of the Henckelia pumila isolate YLH828 chromosome 2, ASM3356847v2, whole genome shotgun sequence genome is shown below.
AACCACCCCATGTGTCTTCTTGGAATGATGTCTTTCTCCTCacctacaaaaataaaataataataaaaatatatataaacattaaaTCCAAATTTAAACATATAATCGTACATGTAACTTCTGGGGCCTTTGACAATCTAGCTCTTGTGTTAGTTGGCTTATTAGTACTTCTGATGCAACCATTTCTTCATTTACCATTGGATTTGGTGGTGGAATGTTTGAAGTGCATGTTTTTTTATTGTGGCCTTGAACCCCATATTTGCTGCATTTAATTGTCTTCTGTTGTCTCCTCATGCGATTCTCATTCAACTTCAGCACTTTTCCTCTTTTCCTTTTTCCCCCCCTCTCTTCAACTTCATCTCTTTCTCTCCTCCTTGCTTTTTTGGCCTCCCGACAAATCTTCCAACATTTGGTGGCATTGGAGGAATTTGGTCAGTTGGATTCCATTCATCCCGCCCATTTATTGGCATGATTGCAGGGGCATACACCATCCTGTAATAATCCACCCTGTAGTACTTATGTGTGAACTCATAGTAATCTAAACGTTGTGCATCAATGGCACTTAAGGCATGCTTGCAAGGGATTCCACTAAGATCCCATTTTCTACAGCCACATGTTCCATTTTTTAAATCAACACTATATTGTCTCCCATCATGACAAGAAACTTGGTAATGAAAATTATCAGACTTAATCGAAATACAATCTCCAAGTTCGGCAAAGTTTTGGTCTATCACTTTCTGAATTTTGGGACAAAAAGAACCTGCCCATCGCTGCTCAGCCGTATCCCTATTAACTTGCATCCTTTTCATTAGATATTCAATTATCCACTCGCACATTgataatattggcttgtcccTTGCCTCCAAGATACTGCTGTTGAAAGATTCACATCCATTATTGAGTAGCATGTCACATTTTGAAAAGTCAGTAACGTGCGACCTACTCCATTGGTTCGGTATCTTATCATTAAACCAATCTGCTGCACATTCATCGAGATCCCTCATTTTTTTCATATTCCTTCCAAATTCATTAACTGTTGTGGCCATAGCACATTTCCATAAAGCACATTTAAAAGCTTGACCTCGAAACCCAGCATTTTTGAAATTGGAATGAAGGTGTCTAACACAAAACCTATGATCAGCATTAGGAAAATTTCATTAAAGGCTTGTATTaatcccttttgtttatctgacATAAATGTCCACTCATAATCCCTCTCAATATTCAAATCCATCTTAAGTAAAGTGAGAAACCAGCCCCATGTATCCCTTGACTCGCTATTCACAACAGCAAAAAAAATAGGGAAATTGTTATTTTTAGGGTCAACACCTACAGCAGACAATAATACTCCCCCGTAAGGACCTTTAAGATGGCATCCATCTACTCCAATGAAATGCCTACAACCTGCTCGAAAACCAACTTTTAATGCTTGCAAGCATAAGTAAAACCTATCAAATCGATTCTTACCAGTTGAGTCGTCCGTGCCTATTATAACTGTACTTACCGGGTTGGTTCTTTTTATTTCTTCTGCAAAGTCCCAAAGCAATGAGTATTGATCACGTGCCACACCTTCAACTAATAAAATAGCTTTCTTCTTAGCCTTATAAGCTTGATGTTTCGAAACATGACATTTTATTTCCTTCATGACATCAGTCCTAAAACCTTTCACATTTCTCTTAGGGTCAGATCTAAATTTGCTTTCGTACTTCATGGACAACCATCCGGACTTTAAGTTTTTCACATGAAAACATGGTGCACAAGTGTGTTTAGGCTCGTATATCCTAACTTGAAAAGTGCACTCATCTTGTAGCTTCAATGCATGAAGCTTCCACCCACATTCCATATTAGCACACTTAGCATACAATCTAATCTTGTCATTTTTTGTTATGTTAATGCTCCTCTGAGTTTTTATGGCATGTGAGTGAACCGCATGCCTCAACTCTTTTTTTGTGCTAAATAGCATCCCCATCTCAAAAGTTGGATCATATAATTCTACAGGATTGAAAACAGGAAAACTCTCATCATCGGACCCATTATCACGTATGATCAAATCATCATCACTATGACCCATTTTCTTCTGAACAAACATGATATCCCAATATTCACTTGGCTCCCCTTGTGATTCAAATTCCTTCCTAAACCACTCACTTTCACTGTCAATGTTTTCATTGAAAAGTTTGTCATCTTCACAAGATTCATCACCATACAAGCTTTCATCAAAATCACTTTCATCGTCACTTTCGTCCTGCTCATCCCCAGCATCAAAGTTTACCCTTTCCCCATCACTCTCATCCTCACTCGTCCAATCTGCACACAagttttataaaagacaaaaattattaaatttaaaataagtaGACCCATCATTCTcctattatttatttcattttttagaagaaaaaaaatgacaCACAAATGTCTTATGCAAAAACCTTGAGGTATACAAGCTACCAAAATTTCAGAACAAACCAAATAAACAAATCTAATGTAAACAAAATTAGCATAATAATGAAAATTTAGAAATCAAACATATTGTAGTTAGACGAGGGCTGTATAGCATCCTCCAATGGCTGATTTCTCATTGTAATTTTCTTGTGAGAATTAATTTTTGTTCTTTGTGAATGGGCCACCCAGTGTCTTCATTGTCTAGGGTTTATCGAGGGATTAGGCTATATCAGTGGTTTGGGATCTTGATTTGGGCAAAATTCGTGTTTTCACCTTCATTTTTGAATGAgcttttttaatattttaatattttattatttggtttAATAATGTCAAAAATAGGTGACGTGTGATGATTTCTTTTAAATTGAAAGTTTCCCAATCTTTTTTGCCACATCATCGGCTTAGTCAGCAA
Proteins encoded:
- the LOC140878641 gene encoding uncharacterized protein, yielding MRDLDECAADWFNDKIPNQWSRSHVTDFSKCDMLLNNGCESFNSSILEARDKPILSMCEWIIEYLMKRMQVNRDTAEQRWAGSFCPKIQKVIDQNFAELGDCISIKSDNFHYQVSCHDGRQYSVDLKNGTCGCRKWDLSGIPCKHALSAIDAQRLDYYEFTHKYYRVDYYRMVYAPAIMPINGRDEWNPTDQIPPMPPNVGRFVGRPKKQGGEKEMKLKRGGEKGKEEKC